The Methylomarinum sp. Ch1-1 genome contains the following window.
TGCCGCGTAGCGTGAATCAGTTCAGAAAACAACTGCCCAGTATTCTGGAGGACGGGGAAAATGACCTCAGCACGCTGAGCCGGAAGCTGTTTGCCGAGCAGTATCAAGCGCTGAAAGCCTTGGACGAAGCGATCCGGGCTCTGGACCGGGAAATTACGGCAGTATGCCAAAACAATGCCTTAGCCCGACGATTGCTTGACATACCGGGTATCGGTCCTTTTGACCGCCATTTTGGCCACGGCTGACGTCGGCGATGGCAAGGGTTATGATTCGAGCCGAGATTACGCGGCCAGCTTGGGCGTGGTGCCAAGGCAGCACAGCAGCGGCGATAAGCAGGTATTACTGGGCATCAGTAAACGCGGCAACCGCCAATTGCGCACATCCTTGATTCACGGGGCAAGAGCGGTGCTGAAATACTGCGGTGACAAGAGCGACCCCTTGAGCCTGTGGCTCAAAGGCTTGATTGAACGGCGAGGCTTCAACAAAGCGGCCGTGGCTTTGGCCAACAAGAACGCCCGGATCATTTGGGCGCTGGCAACGCGTGGCGGCGATTACGTGCCACAAATGGCCTAAGCCGATGAAAACCGGGTTATCCACCCTTTGCCCACAAGCTCCGAGCACGATTGAAGGGCTCTACGCATGTGGACAAAGCGTGGATAACCCTAACAACACTGTAGTAAACGAGTTCAACCAAATTGCGGAGGCAAGACTCTCAAAGTGATGACATTCAACAGGTCAGACCGGCGCTTTTAAAATCCGTTATTCCCGAAGATTCCTTGAAATCGGCAAAGTGATAGAGATAAAAGCGCGCGGATAGCTTCATCAGGGCCCGAAGGTCGATAAATACCTTCATCAAGAGGCCGAATATATGGCGGCAATCTCGATCTCTGTTGGAAACATCATTTTTGAACAATCTTGGCTTGCAATTGGAGAGGAGTCCATATATGGGAATTGCTGGGGGTGGGGGGTAACTGGAAATGAACTGTCAGTCTGTAGTAAGGCAAACTCGTTTCGGTTCTATGTGGTGGCGAGCCTTCGGATTCATGGCGAA
Protein-coding sequences here:
- a CDS encoding transposase; translation: MTAILATADVGDGKGYDSSRDYAASLGVVPRQHSSGDKQVLLGISKRGNRQLRTSLIHGARAVLKYCGDKSDPLSLWLKGLIERRGFNKAAVALANKNARIIWALATRGGDYVPQMA